In Brevibacillus brevis, a genomic segment contains:
- a CDS encoding extracellular solute-binding protein: MKKTNSKLKKWMQGVFAGSLALTVAACSGGGQEAKPADQGNGGGQGSSQPASTPAPSGEKQKLVIYTARDKNIFEVVLPKFNEKYPNIEVETLEMGAQQILERVRAEKANPQADFWWGGTQSALSTAADEGLLEPYKPTFADKVPDLYKDAQDRWYGEMLLPEVIMYNSQALKKEEVPQDWDELIDPKYKDKIVIRNVLPSGTMRTIYSAMIYRQGADTPEKGYDWLTKLDANTKEYTQDPTNLYLKLDRQEGVISLWNLQDVLLQSKKNNHPYDFVYPKSGAPILVDGVALVKGAKNLDAAKQFMEFLMSPEMASTLAKERFQFPARTDISKDDLPDFMKNLELKPLDLDWSVMAAKEKEWMQHWDENIKGKGKK; this comes from the coding sequence TTGAAAAAGACCAACAGCAAGCTGAAAAAATGGATGCAGGGCGTATTCGCGGGTTCCTTGGCCCTGACGGTAGCTGCATGCTCGGGAGGAGGCCAGGAAGCGAAGCCGGCAGATCAAGGCAATGGCGGCGGACAAGGGTCAAGCCAGCCGGCATCGACACCGGCCCCATCCGGAGAAAAGCAAAAGCTCGTGATTTACACTGCGCGCGATAAAAACATCTTCGAGGTCGTGCTGCCGAAGTTCAACGAAAAGTATCCGAATATCGAGGTGGAAACGCTGGAGATGGGCGCACAGCAAATCCTGGAGCGCGTCCGCGCGGAAAAGGCCAACCCGCAGGCGGATTTCTGGTGGGGCGGTACGCAGTCTGCGCTGAGCACAGCAGCGGACGAAGGGCTTCTGGAGCCGTACAAACCGACGTTTGCCGACAAGGTGCCGGATCTGTACAAGGACGCGCAGGATCGCTGGTACGGCGAAATGCTGCTCCCTGAAGTCATCATGTACAACTCGCAGGCGCTCAAAAAAGAAGAAGTGCCGCAAGATTGGGACGAATTGATCGATCCGAAATACAAGGACAAGATCGTCATTCGCAACGTCCTGCCTTCCGGAACGATGCGGACCATTTACTCGGCTATGATTTACCGCCAAGGCGCGGATACCCCGGAAAAAGGCTACGACTGGCTGACGAAGCTGGACGCCAACACGAAGGAGTACACGCAGGACCCGACCAACCTGTACCTCAAGCTGGACCGTCAGGAAGGCGTGATCTCCCTGTGGAACCTGCAAGACGTTCTCCTGCAGAGCAAAAAGAACAACCACCCGTACGACTTCGTCTATCCGAAGAGCGGAGCGCCGATTCTCGTCGACGGAGTGGCACTCGTAAAAGGCGCGAAAAACCTGGATGCCGCGAAGCAGTTCATGGAGTTCCTCATGAGTCCGGAAATGGCTTCCACGCTGGCGAAGGAACGCTTCCAGTTCCCGGCGCGCACCGACATCAGCAAGGACGACCTGCCTGATTTCATGAAAAACCTGGAGCTCAAGCCGCTGGATCTCGACTGGAGCGTCATGGCTGCGAAGGAAAAGGAATGGATGCAGCATTGGGATGAAAACATCAAGGGCAAAGGAAAGAAGTGA
- a CDS encoding aromatic acid exporter family protein, whose product MRFLSLKIGYRTLKTAIGTAIAILLAQQFDLMFPASAGIITILCIQVTVKKSFRTAGNRILASLLGLGIGMALFSLLGYSPLAIMLAILVFMPLAVRFGIQEGFITSMVVMMHLYSSQRMDLPLVLNELALLVVGVGVALVVNLYMPSLDKELKSMQEQVEKQFSKILRELSYYLRHGESDWEGREMIETPGLLGKAIELASRSVDNRLGKREEDSYYQYFVMREKQFELLERMMPIISTLDIQVPQGHQIADFLEKLADSVHPGNTAYRFLDQLRVMRHEIRDTGLPTSREEFETRASLFVLLREIERYLFIKHELGKNEGEHPQKQSASAK is encoded by the coding sequence TTGAGGTTTCTTTCGTTAAAAATCGGCTATCGCACGCTCAAGACGGCTATCGGAACAGCCATAGCCATCTTGCTCGCCCAGCAATTTGATCTGATGTTTCCGGCTTCCGCAGGGATCATCACCATCCTGTGCATCCAAGTCACGGTAAAGAAGTCGTTTCGCACTGCCGGCAACCGCATCCTGGCCAGCCTGCTGGGACTCGGCATCGGGATGGCGCTGTTTTCTCTTTTAGGCTATTCTCCGCTCGCTATCATGCTGGCGATTCTCGTTTTTATGCCGCTGGCGGTACGCTTTGGCATTCAGGAAGGCTTTATCACGAGCATGGTCGTCATGATGCACCTGTACTCGTCGCAAAGAATGGATCTGCCGCTGGTCTTGAACGAGCTGGCGCTGCTCGTGGTCGGGGTAGGGGTGGCGCTGGTCGTCAATCTGTACATGCCCAGCCTGGACAAGGAGCTCAAATCCATGCAGGAGCAGGTCGAAAAGCAATTCAGCAAGATATTGCGGGAGTTGTCCTATTATTTGCGGCACGGCGAGAGCGACTGGGAAGGGCGGGAAATGATCGAGACGCCCGGGCTGCTCGGCAAGGCCATCGAGCTGGCGTCGCGCTCCGTCGACAACCGCCTGGGAAAACGGGAGGAAGACTCCTACTACCAATACTTCGTGATGCGGGAAAAACAATTTGAACTGCTGGAGCGGATGATGCCGATCATCTCCACGCTCGATATACAGGTCCCACAAGGCCACCAGATCGCCGACTTTTTGGAAAAGCTCGCAGACTCGGTGCATCCCGGGAACACCGCCTACCGCTTCCTGGATCAGCTGCGCGTCATGCGCCATGAGATCAGGGACACGGGCCTGCCGACTTCGCGGGAGGAGTTCGAGACGCGGGCTTCGCTGTTCGTTTTGCTTCGCGAGATCGAGCGCTACCTGTTTATCAAGCACGAACTGGGCAAAAACGAGGGCGAGCATCCCCAAAAACAATCGGCTTCGGCGAAATAG
- a CDS encoding zinc ribbon domain-containing protein, translating to MKSIKPGRGPSAMSAAGSVAAIVFGIFWTFIAFSITREAPFPIGFLFPAFGILFVGMGIFQAIYHLKNATSKQRMSLYDITDSREEADPLNLRFGEAAAARTEEERQGAKAFCPYCGEALKEDYQYCPACGKKL from the coding sequence TTGAAAAGCATAAAACCAGGTCGCGGCCCTTCGGCGATGAGTGCGGCGGGAAGTGTGGCCGCCATTGTGTTCGGCATTTTCTGGACCTTCATCGCGTTTTCCATCACGCGCGAGGCTCCGTTTCCGATCGGCTTCCTATTCCCGGCTTTCGGGATTCTCTTCGTCGGCATGGGAATCTTTCAGGCTATCTACCATTTGAAAAACGCGACGTCCAAGCAGCGGATGTCCCTGTACGACATTACCGATTCGCGGGAGGAAGCAGATCCGCTGAACCTGCGATTCGGGGAAGCGGCGGCCGCCCGCACGGAAGAGGAGAGACAGGGTGCCAAGGCGTTTTGCCCGTATTGCGGGGAAGCGCTCAAAGAGGACTACCAGTACTGCCCGGCGTGCGGAAAAAAGCTGTGA